The following are encoded together in the Zonotrichia albicollis isolate bZonAlb1 chromosome 10, bZonAlb1.hap1, whole genome shotgun sequence genome:
- the METTL5 gene encoding rRNA N(6)-adenosine-methyltransferase METTL5 isoform X2: MLLLSTTAFPSAPAKFQFLVLSLRALRSGTTEKARSASKTINMKKLKLKELESCLQQVDTFENPKLLLEQYPTRPHIAACMLYTIHNTFDDIENKTIADLGCGCGMLSIGSAMLGAGFCVGLDIDADALEIFNSNIEDFELTNVNMVQCDICSLSDSMPDTFDTVIMNPPFGTKHNKGIDMIFLKTALQMAKTAVYSLHKTSTREHIQKKAAEWEVKMEVLAELRFDLPASYKFHKKKSVDIEVDFIRFSAKKVLN, translated from the exons ATGTTACTCCTCTCCACGACCGCTTTTCCCAGCGCGCCAGCAAAATTCCAGTTCCTTGTTCTGTCCCTAAGGGCACTCAGGAGCGGGACCACCGAAAAAGCCCGCTCTGCCAG TAAAACCATAAACATGAAGAAATTAAAGCTTAAAGAACTGGAAAGCTGTCTTCAACAAGTTGATACTTTTGAAAATCCAAAGCTACTCCTTGAACAGTATCCAACAAGACCTCATATTGCAG CATGTATGCTTTATACAATTCACAATACTTTTGATGatattgaaaacaaaacaattgcAGATTTAGGATGTGGTTGTGGCATGCTCAGCATTGGAAGTGCAATGTTAGGAGCAGG ATTCTGTGTGGGCCTTGACATAGATGCAGATGCACTGGAAATATTTAATAGCAATATTGAAGACTTTGAGCTGACGAATGTCAACATGGTTCAGTGTGACATCTGTTCTCTATCTGACAGCATGCCAGATACTTTTGACACAGTTATTATGAACCCTCCGTTTGGTACCAAGCATAACAAAG GAATTGATATGATTTTTCTGAAAACTGCTCTACAAATGGCAAAAACAGCTGTATATTCCCTTCACAAAACTTCAACACGAGAG CACATTcaaaagaaagcagcagaatGGGAAGTGAAGATGGAAGTCTTAGCAg AACTTAGGTTTGACTTACCAGCATCATACAAGTTCCATAAGAAGAAATCA GTTGACATTGAAGTGGATTTCATAAGATTTTCTGCCAAAAAAGTCCTGAACTGA
- the METTL5 gene encoding rRNA N(6)-adenosine-methyltransferase METTL5 isoform X1 codes for MKKLKLKELESCLQQVDTFENPKLLLEQYPTRPHIAACMLYTIHNTFDDIENKTIADLGCGCGMLSIGSAMLGAGFCVGLDIDADALEIFNSNIEDFELTNVNMVQCDICSLSDSMPDTFDTVIMNPPFGTKHNKGIDMIFLKTALQMAKTAVYSLHKTSTREHIQKKAAEWEVKMEVLAELRFDLPASYKFHKKKSVDIEVDFIRFSAKKVLN; via the exons ATGAAGAAATTAAAGCTTAAAGAACTGGAAAGCTGTCTTCAACAAGTTGATACTTTTGAAAATCCAAAGCTACTCCTTGAACAGTATCCAACAAGACCTCATATTGCAG CATGTATGCTTTATACAATTCACAATACTTTTGATGatattgaaaacaaaacaattgcAGATTTAGGATGTGGTTGTGGCATGCTCAGCATTGGAAGTGCAATGTTAGGAGCAGG ATTCTGTGTGGGCCTTGACATAGATGCAGATGCACTGGAAATATTTAATAGCAATATTGAAGACTTTGAGCTGACGAATGTCAACATGGTTCAGTGTGACATCTGTTCTCTATCTGACAGCATGCCAGATACTTTTGACACAGTTATTATGAACCCTCCGTTTGGTACCAAGCATAACAAAG GAATTGATATGATTTTTCTGAAAACTGCTCTACAAATGGCAAAAACAGCTGTATATTCCCTTCACAAAACTTCAACACGAGAG CACATTcaaaagaaagcagcagaatGGGAAGTGAAGATGGAAGTCTTAGCAg AACTTAGGTTTGACTTACCAGCATCATACAAGTTCCATAAGAAGAAATCA GTTGACATTGAAGTGGATTTCATAAGATTTTCTGCCAAAAAAGTCCTGAACTGA
- the SSB gene encoding lupus La protein, which yields MAENGNGENMSILESKICQQIEYYFGNHNLPRDKFLKEQIKLDDGWVPLEVMIKFNRLSRLSKDFGVIVEALRKSKTGLMEINEDKTKIRRSPNKPLPELNDQYKAAIKNRSVYVKGFPLDATLDDIKEWLEDKGPVENIQMRRTLQRTFKGSIFAVFDSVESAKKFTEIPNQKYKDTELIVLFKEEYCTKKNEERKQNKVEAKARAKQEKEEKQKQAADAEMKSLEEKTGCLLKFSGDLDDQTCREDLHEVFSGHGEIKWIHFVRGAKEGIILFKDIAKEALEKAKAAHNGNLQLRNKDVSWEVLEGDAEKEALKKILEDQQELLKQKTKGRKTKGKGRGGKIPQGAQKGKIQFQGKKIKFENDEEDGENDTKTEPASPKKRPLEETEKEEPAPKQLKTENGDGNQ from the exons ATGGCTGAAAATGGAAATGGTGAAAATATGTCTATCTTGGAAAGCAAAATCTGTCAGCAAATTGAG TACTATTTTGGCAATCACAATCTACCAAGAGACAAGTTTCTAAAGGAACAGATCAAACTAGATGATGGCTGGGTACCTTTAGAAGTAATGATCAAATTCAACAG GTTAAGTCGCCTTTCAAAAGATTTTGGTGTTATTGTAGAAGCACTGAGAAAATCCAAGACTGGTTTAATGGAAATAAATGAAGACAAAACTAAAATCAGAAGATCTCCAAATAAACCTCTTCCTGAATTAAATGACCAGTATAAGGCTGCAATTAAAAACAGATCTGTATACGTT AAAGGCTTTCCACTAGATGCTACTCTTGATGATATCAAAGAATGGCTTGAGGATAAAGGTCCCGttgaaaatattcaaatgagGAGAACATTGCAGAGAACGTTTAAG GGCTCAATATTTGCAGTGTTTGATAGTGTTGAATCTGCTAAGAAGTTCACAGAGATACCAAATCAAAAGTACAAAGACACAGAGCTGATCGTACTTTTCAA GGAGGAGTATTGTACAAAGAAGaatgaagaaaggaaacaaaacaaagtagAAGCGAAAGCAAGAGCTAAACA ggaaaaagaagaaaagcagaaacaagCAGCAGATGCTGAAATG AAATCTCTGGAAGAAAAGACAGGATGTCTTTTGAAGTTTTCTGGTGATCTAGATGACCAAACGTGCAGAGAAGACCTCCATGAAGTATTTTCTGGTCATGGAGAAATCAAGTGGATACACTTTGTCAGAGGTGCAAAGGAG GGAATTATCCTATTTAAGGATATTGCCAAAGAAGCTCTGGAGAAAGCCAAAGCAGCACATAATGGAAACTTGCAGCTCCGGAACAAGGATGTTTCATGGGAAGTGCTGGAAGGAGATGCAGAGAAAGAAGctctgaaaaaaatcctggaagaTCAGCAGGAATTgctgaaacagaaaacaaaag GGCGCAAAactaaaggaaaaggaagaggggGAAAGATACCTCAGGGtgcacaaaaaggaaaaatacagtTTCAGggcaagaaaataaagtttgAGAATGATGAAGAAGATGGTGAAAATGATACTAAAACAG AACCAGCAAGTCCCAAGAAGAGACCACTAgaggaaacagaaaaggaagaacCTGCACCAAAAcaactgaaaacagaaaatggaGATGGCAATCAGTAA
- the LOC141730468 gene encoding uncharacterized protein LOC141730468 — protein sequence MPAATTRGRTAWGAVAQPPAQRTPLPQAGPGSPRRERCRRLRFPGRARAPQRAPSPAGSAAGGKRPRERRHGRAETARAPLLREPSLPASLPAWPPPPPPALPRRGPAGPGPARHSRAAAAAPPASRRERPHTNLRARAPLRRSRDRESAPRSPAAPAARPPLTRAPLPGRGGGGRARVREGRARGDCAHPVTLSVAASARWEQN from the coding sequence ATGCCTGCAGCGACAACACGCGGCCGGACAGCCTGGGGCGCCGTGGCCCAGCCTCCCGCCCAGCGGACACCTCTCCCTCAGGCCGGGCCCGGCTCCCCGCGGCGGGAGCGCTGCCGCCGGCTCCGCTTCCCCGGCAGAGCCCGGGCCCCGCAGCGCGCACCGAGTCCTGCGGGAAGCGCTGCTGGCGGGAAGCGACCGCGGGAGCGGCGGCACGGCCGGGCCGAGACGGCACGTGCTCCCCTGCTCCGGGaaccctccctgcctgcctccctcccGGCCtggccgccgcccccgccgccagccctgccccggcgcGGCCCGGCAGGACCGGGCCCGGCGCGGCACAGCCGAGCAGCGGCAGCGGCGCCGCCCGCGAGTCGCCGGGAGCGGCCCCACACGAACCTGCGCGCTCGGGCCCCGCTCCGCCGCTCCAGAGACCGCGAGTCGGCGCCGcgcagcccagcagcccccgCGGCCCGCCCGCCCCTCACGCGCGCGCCACttccggggcggggcgggggcgggcgcgCCCGCGTCCGTGAGGGCCGGGCGCGCGGGGATTGCGCTCACCCGGTCACCCTTTCTGTCGCCGCTTCTGCGCGCTGGGAACAAAACTGA
- the KLHL23 gene encoding kelch-like protein 23: MAAAGQEEYAYLYRDSAHPAGFLEAFRAFYLDGLFTDITLQCASGVIFHCHRAALAACSSYFKAMFTADMKEKSKNQISLPGLSHAVLEALVNYAYTSQIQITKRNVQSLLQAADLLQFLSVKKACEQFLVRHLDTDNCIGMHSFAEYHDCSELEKESRRILLSQFEEVWKQEEFLDIGKEKLSYILSRENLNVQKEEAAIEAVIKWVTHNVEGRIEDICEVLSCIKLDLDNAYLRSALSLQKKCRLNDSKIRSLIYNALNLNPKGLSRRSTAAMYVIGGYYWHPLSEVHVWDPLTDAWVQGTEMPDHTRESYGVTSLGPDIYVTGGYRTESIEALDTVWIYNSERDEWTEGCPMLDARYYHCAVSLSGCVYALGGYRKGAPVQEAEFYDPLIQKWLPIANMIKGVGNATACVLHEVIYVAGGHYGYRGSCTYDKIQRYHSGSNEWSIVTTSPHPEYGLCSITLQNKIYFVGGQTTITDCYDPEQNEWKQMAHMMERRMECGTVVMNGCIYVTGGYSYSKGTYLQSIEKYDPERNKWEAVGNLPSAMRSHGCVCVYNV; the protein is encoded by the exons ATGGCCGCGGCCGGGCAGGAGGAGTACGCGTACCTCTACAGGGACTCCGCGCACCCCGCCGGCTTCTTGGAGGCGTTCCGGGCGTTTTACCTGGACGGGCTGTTCACCGACATCACCCTGCAGTGCGCCTCGGGGGTCATCTTCCACTgccacagagctgccctggcagcctgcagcagTTATTTTAAAGCCATGTTCACAGCCGatatgaaagaaaaatccaaaaacCAGATCAGCCTTCCCGGGCTCAGCCATGCCGTACTGGAAGCTCTCGTGAATTATGCATACACATCACAGATCCAGATAACAAAGAGAAATGTCCAAAGCCTACTCCAGGCTGCAGACCTGCTCCAGTTCTTGTCAGTAAAGAAAGCCTGTGAGCAGTTTCTGGTAAGGCACTTAGATACTGACAACTGCATTGGGATGCACTCCTTTGCCGAATATCATGATTGCTCGGAGCTGGAGAAAGAGTCCAGAAGGATTTTGTTATCGCAGTTTGAAGAAGTGTGGAAGCAGGAGGAGTTTCTGGACATTGGCAAGGAGAAGCTCTCTTATATTCTCTCCAGGGAGAATCTCAATGTTCAGAAAGAAGAGGCAGCCATTGAAGCTGTCATTAAGTGGGTGACACACAACGTGGAAGGAAGAATTGAAGACATCTGTGAAGTGCTGAGCTGCATCAAATTAGACTTAGATAATGCATATTTGAGGTCAGCTTTAAGCCTGCAAAAAAAATGCCGACTCAATGACAGTAAGATAAGGTCACTCATATATAATGCCCTGAACCTCAATCCCAAAGGTCTTTCCAGAAGATCCACAGCAGCCATGTATGTAATTGGAGGATATTATTGGCATCCCTTATCAGAAGTGCATGTTTGGGATCCTTTAACCGATGCATGGGTCCAGGGAACAGAGATGCCAGATCACACCAGAGAGAGCTATGGGGTCACCAGTTTGGGACCAGACATATATGTGACAGGAGGTTACAGAACAGAGAGCATTGaagctcttgacaccgtgtggATATATAACAGCGAGAGAGATGAGTGGACAGAAGGCTGCCCCATGCTCGATGCCAGGTATTACCACTGCGCCGTGTCCTTGAGTGGCTGCGTTTATGCACTGGGAGGGTACCGAAAGGGAGCTCCAGTCCAAGAAGCTGAGTTTTATGATCCTTTAATACAGAAATGGCTTCCCATTGCAAACATGATCAAAG GAGTTGGAAATGCCACTGCCTGTGTCCTGCATGAAGTCATCTATGTCGCTGGAGGTCACTATGGGTACAGGGGAAGCTGCACCTACGATAAAATCCAGAGATACCATTCAGGTAGCAATGAATGGAGCATAGTCACCACAAGTCCACATCCAG AATATGGATTGTGTTCAATTACGTTACAAAACAAGATCTATTTTGTGGGTGGACAGACCACGATCACTGACTGCTATGACCCAGAGCAAAATGAGTGGAAGCAGATGGCTCACATGATGGAGagaaggatggagtgtggcacAGTGGTCATGAACGGATGCATCTATGTAACAGGAGGATATTCCTATTCAAAAGGAACATACCTGCAGAGCATTGAGAAGTACGACCCTGAACGGAACAAATGGGAAGCAGTAGGTAATCTTCCCAGTGCTATGCGGTCACAcggctgtgtctgtgtgtataATGTGTAA
- the PHOSPHO2 gene encoding pyridoxal phosphate phosphatase PHOSPHO2 — protein MLGTRVSSCGLGQAPHLGSARCSRSFILNQTKVETASAEVKAHRCAPQAALCQPLVLPEPLPLEVTGPALRSAMKFLLVFDFDHTIIDENSDTWIVKCAPERKLPNGLRNSYQQGHWTEYMGRVFVYLGDNGVKEDEMKRTMTTIPFTAGMIDLLGFIGENKELFDCIIVSDSNTVFIDWILKAADFHKVFDEVFTNPAAFSSTGYLTVQHFHAHHCTKCPKNLCKRKVLKEFLDKQLERGVSYTQIIYIGDGGNDLCPVMFLKKNDIAMPRQGYTLEKRISQLAQSLSPVQCSVLVWSSAIDIMSYLKSLIKE, from the exons ATCTGCCAGATGCTCACGCTCCTTTATTCTGAATCAGACAAAG GTGGAGACAGCCTCAGCAGAAGTAAAGGCGCACCGATGCGCCCCGCAGGCAGCACTCTGCCAGCCCCTCGTTCTTCCCGAGCCGCTGCCCCTGGAGGTTACTGGACCTGCGCTGCGTTCAG CTATGAAATTTCTGTTGGTTTTTGATTTTGACCATACAATCATAGATGAAAATAGTGACACCTGGATTGTGAAATGTGCTCCTGAAAGAAAACTTCCTAATGGATTAAGAAACTCTTACCAGCAGGGACATTGGACAGAATATATGGGTAGAGTCTTTGTCTACCTGGGAGACAATGGTGTCAAAGAAGATGAGATGAAAAGAACTATGACAACAATTCCTTTCACTGCAGGAATGATCGATCTTCTGGGATTTATTGGCGAGAACAAGGAGTTGTTTGATTGTATAATTGTTTCAGATTCTAATACAGTATTTATTGACTGGATTTTGAAAGCTGCTGACTTCCATAAAGTGTTTGATGAAGTGTTTACAAACCCTGCAGCATTCAGCAGTACTGGCTATCTTACTGTACAGCACTTCCATGCTCACCATTGTACAAAGTGCCCTAAAAACCTTTGCAAAAGGaaagttttaaaagaatttCTAGACAAACAGTTGGAGCGCGGAGTGAGTTATACACAAATTATATATATAGGTGATGGTGGGAATGACTTATGTCCAGTAATGTTTTTGAAGAAGAATGATATTGCTATGCCCAGGCAGGGGTATACCTTGGAGAAAAGGATTTCTCAGCTGGCCCAAAGTCTCAGTCCTGTACAGTGTTCTGTTCTGGTTTGGTCATCTGCAATCGACATTATGTCTTACCTGAAATCACTTATAAAGGAATGA